Genomic segment of Syntrophales bacterium:
GTGTTTCTATGGAAGAGAGTGAACTTCTCAAGAAGAGAAAAGAAAAAATAGAATCTCTTAAAACCGATGGCATTGATCTGTATCCAGGTGGGATAGAAGTAACTGCCACCACGAAAGCAATCATTACCCGCTTTGGTGATATGGATAAAGATACCCTTGAGCAGTTAGATGAGAGATTTATTCTGGCCGGAAGGCTTATGGCCGTCAGAAATTTTGGTAAGGCTACCTTTATCGATATCCAGGACAGAGAAGGGAGAATTCAGTCATATATCAGAAAAGATACGGTGGGAGAAAAGGACTTTTCTCTATTTAGAAGGCTTGATATAGGAGATATTATTTCTGTCGCCGGGAAGGTCTTCAAGACAAGGGCCGGAGAATTGACAATTGAAGCGGACGAGATAAAGCTTTTAGCAAAAGCGGTGAGACCTCTACCGGAGAAGTGGCATGGTCTTACCGATATCGAGACAAGATACCGTCAGCGACACATTGACTTGATTGTTAATCCAAAAGTCAGGGAGACATTTTATATCAGGAGCCGCATCATTCAATCAATCCGTAATTTTATGGATGAGAGGGACTTTCTTGAGGTGGAAACACCCATGATGCAACCAATGGCTGGTGGTGCTATAGCACGTCCCTTTAAGACTCATCATAATGCTCTTGGGATGGACTTCTATCTGAGGATAGCACCTGAGCTCTATCTAAAACGCCTCGTTGTGGGAGGAATGGAGAGAGTCTACGAAATAAACAGAAGTTTCAGAAACGAAGGGATATCCACCTTCCATAATCCTGAATTTACAATGATGGAATTCTATCAGGCCTATGCGACCTATGAAGATCTGATGGTTATGACGGAAGAGCTTATCGCCTATATTTCACAAAAACTTTTTGACACACTTACAATTGATTACCAGGGAACCCAAATAGATCTTACACCACCCTGGCAGCGGATAACCGTAAAGGAAGCCATCATAAAATACTGCAAGGTCGAATCCGATGTTCTTGAAGATGTCGGAAAGGCCGTAGGGTTTGCAAGAAGTTTAGGACTTCCGATTACTGGAAAAGAGCCACTTGGAAAAGTGATTATGGAAATATTTGACGAAGCTGTGGAGGAAAATTTAATTCAACCGACCTTCATTACAAGTTATCCTATAGAGGTCTCTCCACTCTCGAAGAAAAGTGCCGATAATCCGGGGTTTGTCGACCGCTTTGAGCTCTATATATGTGGTAAAGAGATTGCCAATGCCTTCTCGGAACTGAACGATCCCGTAGATCAACGAGAGCGGTTTCTGATGCAGCTTGAGGCAAGAGAGGCGGGAGACGAAGAGGCCCACGAAATGGATGAGGATTATATCGGGGCACTGGAATACGGTATGCCTCCAACGGCGGGAGAAGGAATAGGGATAGACAGACTGATCATGCTGTTTACCGATTCTGCTTCCATCAGGGATGTTATCCTCTTTCCACACATGAGAAAGAAATAGTTTTATTAGTTCAGTTAGTTTAATTGGTTTTATTAGTTTATTGGTTAACCAACAGAACTAATTCAACCAATAGAACCAATAAAGCCAATAAACCAGCTTTATTAATATGTGCCTTTGGCA
This window contains:
- the lysS gene encoding lysine--tRNA ligase, with the protein product MEESELLKKRKEKIESLKTDGIDLYPGGIEVTATTKAIITRFGDMDKDTLEQLDERFILAGRLMAVRNFGKATFIDIQDREGRIQSYIRKDTVGEKDFSLFRRLDIGDIISVAGKVFKTRAGELTIEADEIKLLAKAVRPLPEKWHGLTDIETRYRQRHIDLIVNPKVRETFYIRSRIIQSIRNFMDERDFLEVETPMMQPMAGGAIARPFKTHHNALGMDFYLRIAPELYLKRLVVGGMERVYEINRSFRNEGISTFHNPEFTMMEFYQAYATYEDLMVMTEELIAYISQKLFDTLTIDYQGTQIDLTPPWQRITVKEAIIKYCKVESDVLEDVGKAVGFARSLGLPITGKEPLGKVIMEIFDEAVEENLIQPTFITSYPIEVSPLSKKSADNPGFVDRFELYICGKEIANAFSELNDPVDQRERFLMQLEAREAGDEEAHEMDEDYIGALEYGMPPTAGEGIGIDRLIMLFTDSASIRDVILFPHMRKK